One part of the Kryptolebias marmoratus isolate JLee-2015 linkage group LG2, ASM164957v2, whole genome shotgun sequence genome encodes these proteins:
- the si:ch1073-145m9.1 gene encoding uncharacterized protein si:ch1073-145m9.1 isoform X2, whose protein sequence is MLLVTSGLASCFLRGLPARHQRCLSPCTLSPRSSMVRQLGSLKLLLPGVDGWLARRLGQTSRFGAWLDVVVDNLSRGMLWSLLFQWGWLVSALEWCVFVCNHHTRGEQWKSSFSSSPPLIRAIMANGFRTPLGVWAVSGLHCLPLWLYAHRTGFLSDCLDLHPWIQSMGMLLLAAGRVLALSAEAWCIWTHIRHLLYNEAEEKKP, encoded by the exons ATGTTATTG gttACATCAGGATTAGCCTCGTGTTTTCTGCGTGGGCTACCCGCGAGACACCAGCGCTGTTTGTCCCCCTGTACTCTGTCTCCACGGTCCTCGATGGTGAGACAGCTCGGTTCATTAAAGCTGCTCCTTCCAG gaGTGGACGGCTGGCTGGCAAGGAGGTTGGGTCAGACCTCCAGGTTCGGGGCGTGGCTGGACGTGGTGGTGGACAACCTGAGCAGAGGCATGCTGTGGAGCCTGCTGTTTCAG TGGGGTTGGCTGGTATCTGCGCTGgagtggtgtgtgtttgtgtgtaaccACCACACCAGGGGAGAGCAGTGGaagagcagcttcagcagcagtcCTCCTCTGATCCGGGCCATCATGGCGAACG GGTTCCGGACACCTCTGGGAGTGTGGGCGGTGAGCGGGCTGCACTGCCTCCCCCTGTGGTTGTACGCGCATCGGACTGGGTTTCTGTCGGACTGCTTGGACCTGCATCCTTGGATCCAGTCTATGGGAATGTTGCTGCTGGCTGCGGGGCGTGTGCTGGCGCTGTCAGCAGAG gcgTGGTGTATTTGGACACACATCAGACACCTCCTGTATAATGAAGCTGAGGAGAAAAAGCCCTGA
- the appbp2 gene encoding amyloid protein-binding protein 2, with the protein MAAVELEWIPETLYNTAISAVVDNYSRARRDIRSLPENIQFDVYYKLYQQGRLCQLGGEFCELEVFAKVLRASDKRHLLHHCFQALMDHGVKVASVLANSFSRRCSYIAESDAHVKEKAIQFGFVLGGFLSDAGWYGDAEKVFLSCLQLCTLHSELLHCYRAVECCVRLLHVRNGNCKYHLGEETFKLAQSYMDKLAKHGHQANKAALYGELCALLFAKSHYDEAYRWCIEAMKEITPGLPVKVVVDVLRQASKACVVKREFRKAEQLIKHAVFLAREHFGHKHPKYSDTLLDYGFYLLNVDNICQSVAIYQTALDIRQSVFGGKNIHVATAHEDLAYSSYVHQYSSGKFDNALFHAERAIDIITHILPEDHLLLASSKRVKALILEEIAIDCHNKETEERLLQEAHDLHLSSLQLAKKAFGEFNVQTAKHYGNLGRLYQSMRKFKEAEEMHIKAIQIKEQLLGHEDYEVALSVGHLASLYNYDMNQYEDAERLYLRSIAIGKKLFGEGYSGLEYDYRGLIKLYNSVGNYEKVFEYHNVLSSWNRLRDRQFAVADALEDVNTTPQQTQEVVQAFLQAQSLGPTRPCLS; encoded by the exons ATGGCTGCGGTGGAGCTCGAATGGATCCCAGAAACGCTGTATAACACAGCTATCTCAGCTGTGGTCGACAACTACAGCCGAGCGAGAAGAGACATACGCTCTCTCCCAGAAAATATACAGTTTGATGTCTACTATAAG CTTTACCAACAGGGCCGGCTCTGCCAGCTGGGAGGGGAGTTTTGTGAGCTGGAGGTGTTTGCTAAAGTGCTGCGAGCCTCAGACAAAAG ACATCTCCTGCACCACTGTTTCCAGGCCCTAATGGACCACGGTGTGAAGGTGGCGTCAGTCCTAGCAAACTCCTTTAGCCGTCGCTGCTCCTACATCGCAGAGTCCGACGCCCACGTCAAAGAGAAGGCCATCCAGTTCGGCTTCGTGCTGG GCGGCTTCTTGTCTGACGCCGGCTGGTACGGAGACGCAGAAAAAGTGTTTCTGTCGTGCCTGCAGCTGTGCACACTTCACAGCGAGCTCCTACACTGTTACCGAGCTGTGGAATGCTGCGTCAG GCTGCTCCATGTCCGTAACGGTAACTGTAAGTACCACCTGGGGGAGGAAACCTTCAAGCTTGCTCAGTCTTACATGGACAAACTAGCCAAACACGGCCATCAGGCCAACAAGGCGGCGCTCTACGGCGAGCTTTGTGCCTTGCTCTTTGCCAAAAGCCACTACGACGAG GCATACAGGTGGTGTATAGAGGCTATGAAAGAAATTACTCCAGGATTGCCTGTCAAAGTAGTTGTGGATGTTCTCCGACAAGCCTCCAAG GCTTGCGTGGTGAAAAGAGAGTTCAGAAAAGCAGAGCAGCTGATCAAACATGCTGTGTTTCTAGCAAG AGAACATTTTGGACACAAACATCCTAAGTACTCCGACACGCTGCTAGATTATGGCTTTTACTTATTAAATGTAGACAATATATGCCAATCAGTTGCTATTTACCAG ACGGCCCTGGACATCCGACAGTCTGTGTTTGGAGGGAAGAACATCCACGTTGCCACAGCTCATGAAGACTTGGCGTACTCCTCATACGTCCACCAGTATAGCTCTGGGAAATTTGATAATGCTCT ATTCCATGCAGAACGTGCCATAGACATCATTACTCATATTCTGCCTGAGGACCATCTTCTGCTGGCCTCCTCTAAGAGAGTCAAAG CTCTGATCCTGGAGGAAATTGCCATCGACTGCCAcaataaagaaacagaagagCGCCTCCTGCAGGAAGCTCATGACCTGCACCTCTCCTCGCTGCAGCTGGCCAAGAAGGCCTTCGGGGAGTTCAACGTTCAAACAGCCAAACACTATGGCAACCTGGGACGACTCTACCAGTCCATGAGGAAGTTTAAG GAGGCAGAGGAGATGCACATCAAAGCCATCCAGATCAAGGAGCAGCTTCTGGGCCACGAGGACTACGAGGTGGCTCTGTCCGTGGGGCACCTGGCCTCCCTCTACAACTACGACATGAACCAGTACGAGGACGCAGAGCGGCTCTACCTGCGCTCCATCGCTATTG GTAAGAAGCTGTTCGGAGAGGGTTACAGCGGGCTGGAGTACGACTACCGCGGCCTGATCAAACTCTACAACTCCGTGGGGAACTACGAGAAGGTGTTCGAGTACCACAACGTACTGTCCAGCTGGAACCGGCTGAGGGACCGGCAGTTTGCCGTAGCAGACGCTCTGGAGGACGTCAACACAACGCCGCAGCAGACCCAGGAGGTGGTCCAAGCTTTCCTGCAGGCCCAGAGCCTCGGCCCCACTCGCCCCTGCCTCAGCTGA
- the si:ch1073-145m9.1 gene encoding uncharacterized protein si:ch1073-145m9.1 isoform X1 — protein sequence MGYGGSPPRMGLRVLLYWPNVIGYIRISLVFSAWATRETPALFVPLYSVSTVLDGVDGWLARRLGQTSRFGAWLDVVVDNLSRGMLWSLLFQWGWLVSALEWCVFVCNHHTRGEQWKSSFSSSPPLIRAIMANGFRTPLGVWAVSGLHCLPLWLYAHRTGFLSDCLDLHPWIQSMGMLLLAAGRVLALSAEAWCIWTHIRHLLYNEAEEKKP from the exons ATGGGATACGGCGGCTCTCCGCCGAGGATGGGACTCCGAGTTTTGCTGTATTGGCCGAATGTTATTG gttACATCAGGATTAGCCTCGTGTTTTCTGCGTGGGCTACCCGCGAGACACCAGCGCTGTTTGTCCCCCTGTACTCTGTCTCCACGGTCCTCGATG gaGTGGACGGCTGGCTGGCAAGGAGGTTGGGTCAGACCTCCAGGTTCGGGGCGTGGCTGGACGTGGTGGTGGACAACCTGAGCAGAGGCATGCTGTGGAGCCTGCTGTTTCAG TGGGGTTGGCTGGTATCTGCGCTGgagtggtgtgtgtttgtgtgtaaccACCACACCAGGGGAGAGCAGTGGaagagcagcttcagcagcagtcCTCCTCTGATCCGGGCCATCATGGCGAACG GGTTCCGGACACCTCTGGGAGTGTGGGCGGTGAGCGGGCTGCACTGCCTCCCCCTGTGGTTGTACGCGCATCGGACTGGGTTTCTGTCGGACTGCTTGGACCTGCATCCTTGGATCCAGTCTATGGGAATGTTGCTGCTGGCTGCGGGGCGTGTGCTGGCGCTGTCAGCAGAG gcgTGGTGTATTTGGACACACATCAGACACCTCCTGTATAATGAAGCTGAGGAGAAAAAGCCCTGA